From a single Silene latifolia isolate original U9 population chromosome 6, ASM4854445v1, whole genome shotgun sequence genomic region:
- the LOC141588058 gene encoding uncharacterized protein LOC141588058 encodes MRRFLPRDYEQDNYLKLQSLEQGSMSVTDYIKEFEKMSIVCDLEEKEELRVARFIKGLTPAIATKVEIQNYDGFSDVCRLALKFEKHDKARKPYAYSKGQSSGTNSYSRPAPSKAKEIPKEEPKDKGKGVAEPKGGSLRRCFKCQGYGHIANECPQKRALTAQELCDMIPVFVTLKKKQFKGMLKLMVKEKSTIWIH; translated from the coding sequence ATGAGGCGATTCCTGCCAAGGGATTATGAGCAAGATAACTACTTAAAGCTCCAATCTTTAGAGCAAGGAAGCATGTCCGTGACTGATTACATCAAAGAATTCGAAAAGATGTCAATCGTGTGCGATCTTGAGGAGAAAGAAGAGCTAAGAGTGGCGAGATTCATCAAGGGCCTAACACCCGCGATTGCAACAAAGGTAGAAATCCAGAATTATGACGGGTTTAGTGATGTTTGCAGATTGGCgttaaaatttgaaaaacatGATAAGGCACGTAAACCTTATGCTTATTCCAAGGGACAAAGTTCGGGAACCAACTCATATTCCAGGCCAGCTCCTAGCAAGGCTAAAGAAATCCCGAAAGAAGAACCCAAGGACAAAGGAAAGGGTGTTGCCGAGCCAAAGGGGGGTTCTTTGAGGCGTTGCTTCAAGTGTCAAGGCTATGGGCATATAGCAAACGAATGTCCTCAGAAACGAGCCCTAACAGCTCAAGAATTATGTGATATGATCCCCGTATTTGTCACGCTGAAGAAGAAACAGTTCAAGGGAATGTTGAAACTGATGGTGAAGGAAAAGTCTACGATTTGGATCCATTGA
- the LOC141588057 gene encoding uncharacterized protein LOC141588057, with the protein METGSAENEQREQIFHTRCKVNRKICNLIIDSGSCANVVARDLVDELKLQTKDRVKPYKLHWLNGENGIQVKKQALVSLSLGPYADEVWCDIIPMNACHILLGRPWQFDRKVEHDGRANVYSVMKGNVRYNLKPMSPNKIKESKTKKGSMFMEAREVEEALARGERTYVLLVRELGSVGVCDDREVQELLEEFRDVFPDELPDGLPPLRGIEHQIDLIPGAALPNKPAYRCNPEEAKELQRQVQELIDRGYVQESLSPCAVPALLVPKKEGTWRIKDEESHKRHLRAVFEVLRDQKLYGKLEKCTFMVSSVVFLGYIVGKDGTGSSNIVADALSRRHSLLIELDARILGFEHIKELYKSDPEFSKEIIDPTGLYTVQDGYLFKGNRLCIPNGSIRELLVREAHGGAIAGHFGVNKTSDILSEHFYWPRMNKDVQEIVAKCVVCQKAKSTFTKGLYTPPPHCMYSHGMR; encoded by the exons ATGGAAACGGGTTCAGCTGAGAATGAACAACGGGAGCAAATCTTCCATACTCGGTGCAAGGTAAAccgtaaaatttgcaatcttattATTGATAGTGGATCATGTGCTAATGTAGTAGCGAGGGACCTTGTTGATGAACTGAAATTGCAAACTAAAGACCGAGTTAAACCATATAAATTACATTGGCTGAATGGGGAGAATGGGATCCAAGTTAAGAAACAGGCCTTAGTTTCGTTGAGTTTAGGACCCTAtgctgatgaggtgtggtgcgatATAATTCCTATGAATGCATGCCACATTCTATTGGGTAGGCCTTGGCAATTCGATAGAAAGGTTGAACATGACGGGAGAGCTAATGTGTATAGCGTGATGAAGGGTAATGTGAGATATAATCTGAAACCTATGTCACCTAATAAGATTAAAGAGTCCAAAACAAAGAAGGGGAGTATGTTTATGGAGGCTCGGGAGGTTGAGGAAGCTTTAGCTCGTGGAGAACGAACTTATGTGCTGTTGGTTCGTGAATTGGGGTCCGTTGGTGTGTGTGATGACCGTGAGGTACAGGAGTTGTTAGAAGAGTTCCGGGATGTGTTTCCGGATGAATTACCGGATGGGTTACCTCCTTTACGTGGTATTGAACACCAAATAGATCTGATTCCAGGGGCGGCATTGCCTAATAAGCCGGCCTATCGTTGTAATCCGGAGGAAGCAAAGGAGTTACAGAGACAAGTCCAAGAATTGATAGATAGGGGATATGTTCAAGAGAGCTTAAGTCCATGTGCGGTGCCTGCGTTATTAGTACCAAAGAAGGAAGGGacttggagaat CAAAGATGAAGAGTCGCACAAACGACATTTGCGAGCGGTGTTTGAAGTTTTGCGAGATCAGAAGCTTTATGGTAAGTTGGAAAAATGTACTTTTATGGTCTCAAGTGTTGTCTTTCTTGGTTATATTGTGGGAAAAGACGGG acGGGAAGTTCTAATATCGTGGCTGATGCATTATCACGAAGGCATTCATTGTTGATTGAGTTGGATGCAAGGATTCTTGGTTTCGAACATATCAAGGAACTGTACAAGTCTGATCCAGAATTTTCAAAGGAAATCATTGATCCGACAGGTTTGTATACTGTTCAGGATGGCTATCTCTTCAAGGGTAATCGGCTATGCATTCCGAATGGGTCGATTAGGGAGTTGTTGGTACGAGAAGCTCATGGCGGGGCTATTGCTGGACACTTTGGAGTTAATAAGACGAGTGACATCCTAAGTGAGCACTTCTACTGGCCGAGAATGAATAAGGACGTGCAAGAGATTGTGGCGAAATGCGTGGTATGTCAAAAGGCTAAAAGCACGTTCACCAAGGGCTTGTATACACCTCCCCCGCACTGCATGTACAGCCATGGAATGaggtaa